One Candidatus Methylacidithermus pantelleriae genomic window carries:
- a CDS encoding Re/Si-specific NAD(P)(+) transhydrogenase subunit alpha, whose amino-acid sequence MPRIGWMICGICKESHAGEARVAVVPESLPALFKLGVSIVVGSGAGREAHFPDELYEARGATIVDASQVWALSDLVLKIHPPTLEEATLMKEGAILVSFLYPSQNLEVVRCLSAKKVTAFAMELIPRISRAQSMDALSSQATVAGYKAALLAASFLPKFFPLLMTAAGTIPPAKVLVLGAGVAGLQAMATARRLGAVVEGYDIRPAAREQVESVGARFVELPLQVEEAETKGGYARALGEEFYRRQQELLAERCAQVDAVITTALVPGRRAPILVSQGAVEAMRAGSVILDVAAEQGGNCALTVPGKTVIHRGVTIHGPVNLPSTMAVHASAMYSRNLVSFLSYLFADGKPDWDRDDEVVCAPLVLRQGEPVHQPTRAALASGEPIGSSATSTP is encoded by the coding sequence TTGCCACGTATCGGATGGATGATCTGTGGAATTTGCAAAGAATCGCATGCAGGGGAGGCTCGGGTCGCGGTCGTCCCGGAGTCGTTGCCAGCGCTTTTTAAGCTAGGAGTCTCCATCGTGGTAGGCTCAGGCGCAGGCCGGGAGGCTCATTTTCCCGACGAGCTGTACGAGGCTCGCGGGGCAACCATTGTGGATGCGTCTCAAGTCTGGGCCCTTTCGGACCTAGTCCTCAAAATCCATCCTCCGACCCTGGAAGAGGCAACCCTGATGAAGGAGGGGGCGATTTTGGTCTCCTTTCTCTATCCCTCTCAAAACCTCGAAGTCGTTCGCTGCCTTTCCGCGAAAAAAGTGACCGCCTTTGCTATGGAGCTTATCCCTCGGATTTCGCGAGCTCAATCAATGGATGCGTTGAGCTCCCAGGCAACCGTAGCTGGATACAAGGCCGCCCTTTTGGCAGCAAGCTTTCTCCCGAAGTTTTTTCCCCTGCTCATGACCGCCGCAGGAACCATACCACCGGCCAAGGTGCTGGTCCTGGGTGCCGGGGTGGCAGGGCTTCAAGCCATGGCAACGGCGCGGCGACTCGGTGCGGTTGTCGAGGGATACGACATCCGGCCCGCGGCCCGGGAACAGGTAGAGAGTGTTGGAGCTCGCTTTGTGGAGCTGCCCCTCCAAGTAGAAGAAGCCGAAACCAAAGGTGGATACGCCCGGGCTTTGGGAGAGGAGTTTTACCGCAGGCAGCAGGAACTTTTGGCAGAACGCTGTGCTCAGGTCGATGCCGTGATCACCACCGCCCTGGTTCCCGGGCGCAGAGCACCCATTCTTGTATCGCAGGGAGCTGTAGAGGCCATGCGGGCCGGTTCTGTGATCCTCGATGTAGCCGCCGAACAGGGAGGCAATTGTGCTTTAACCGTTCCCGGAAAGACCGTTATCCACCGCGGGGTGACGATCCACGGTCCTGTTAACCTTCCTTCCACCATGGCCGTCCATGCCAGTGCCATGTATTCGAGAAATCTCGTCAGCTTCCTTTCGTATCTTTTTGCCGATGGAAAACCCGATTGGGATCGCGACGACGAGGTCGTTTGCGCCCCTCTGGTCCTGCGTCAAGGTGAGCCTGTCCACCAACCAACACGGGCGGCGCTGGCTTCCGGGGAACCGATCGGGTCTTCCGCAACCTCGACCCCCTAG
- a CDS encoding UvrD-helicase domain-containing protein encodes MDQDIRERFQRELKRNFSVQAPAGTGKTTLLAGRVVELASRYPHELSSLVVVTYTDRAARQMRARILAGLHKQYAQHLPEPLRRGISRAFIGTIHSFCCSLIREHAPFLGYPGNFEVLDEVSPPPQPEPWELPPWPWVPKIHCLLPEREIRMAAQKLSRRLMDWEKVWRQFQNWLPGETWDAVALRQRIPVGYGNKGKSKAKQGPAWLHKLEQAFSRWDGQSYLRLALSDRDWEELRQNACEFVRSLEPVTRAGLMLTVWYAARLQEHRFRQGLLYYSDQILLAHRILSDPGERQKLLLRGYRVLLDEAQDTDPWQFAILTELARSPDTTPFEWLKEPEKGPGPGRFCMVGDSQQSIYRDRANLAVYLAYHQALCSQPHGEELHLRQGHRCPPALVRCLEGAFRAVLTGEKGQTSFHPVAPAPEKEEGTVLRWVVPPEEVPLGEEPKLLEEARWLARRLAQEGPQKLGASHWGQIAILAFRREELQVLAQALEEQRIPYQSHFEGSYRGTPELWWLASLATIQEEPWNEWEIAGILREVYGISDREIFEFRYPEGRLGAPRKLFLAPYPNARSRIEAALDTLYQLSVETRRYGLGKALAIWTERIGLTERLQSALGERSPAIHRRVARWILRAYREEEEGRGLASGSRLLDRVALKGTSSLLGPHESQAVQLLTTKKAKGLEWEVVILAFWGRPESFLRKDRRPHVFADCHPESLPAILWANGLWTPGGEEQPKIHRLQEEQERQRLAYVACTRARQTLIFVDDEALWKKEKERKGAKSNLDLLGPRDQWWDTLPGESRAVPLLSLEGKRLVQESVESFSPDPWPEKPGSTPSLTGWIRRLPSQEDRELEENASRGGAGSWIRWKASLGLRYGLWWHALLARWPWCATPSEREGFFREKLRTLSPALQERARKEIALFWRTDFYRRLQEAAGRDQLLVELPYVRVIQEGVVEEGKMDLLYKEKSNTWVLVDWKTDQPEEEDFRLFSQKLLGQYRSQLLSYVSSGRHYGLEIERVEIYSTPWGKVIPVPFSFP; translated from the coding sequence ATGGACCAGGACATCCGCGAGCGTTTCCAACGGGAGCTTAAGCGGAACTTTTCCGTGCAAGCTCCAGCGGGGACCGGGAAGACCACCCTCCTCGCTGGGCGGGTCGTGGAACTAGCCAGCCGGTATCCGCACGAACTGAGCTCGCTAGTGGTGGTCACGTATACGGATCGGGCCGCACGCCAGATGCGCGCTCGCATTTTGGCCGGGCTCCACAAGCAGTATGCCCAACACCTTCCGGAACCTCTCCGGCGAGGAATTTCGCGGGCGTTTATTGGAACGATTCATTCGTTTTGTTGTTCGCTCATCCGGGAACACGCTCCTTTTCTGGGTTATCCCGGGAATTTCGAGGTGCTCGATGAAGTTTCTCCTCCTCCGCAGCCGGAACCCTGGGAACTGCCCCCCTGGCCCTGGGTGCCCAAGATCCATTGCTTGCTCCCGGAACGGGAGATCCGGATGGCGGCCCAGAAACTTTCCCGTCGCCTGATGGACTGGGAGAAGGTGTGGAGACAATTCCAAAATTGGCTCCCAGGAGAAACGTGGGACGCCGTGGCGCTCCGGCAAAGGATTCCCGTTGGCTATGGGAACAAAGGAAAAAGCAAGGCAAAGCAGGGACCGGCCTGGCTGCACAAACTTGAGCAGGCTTTTTCTAGATGGGATGGCCAATCCTATCTTCGGCTGGCACTTTCGGACCGTGACTGGGAGGAGCTGCGGCAAAATGCCTGCGAGTTTGTGCGGAGCCTGGAGCCGGTCACGCGAGCGGGCCTCATGCTTACGGTTTGGTATGCCGCACGACTGCAGGAACACCGGTTCCGGCAAGGACTTCTCTACTATTCCGATCAGATCCTTTTAGCCCACCGGATCCTTTCCGATCCTGGGGAGCGACAGAAACTTTTGCTTCGGGGGTATCGGGTGCTTCTCGATGAGGCTCAGGATACTGACCCCTGGCAGTTCGCCATTTTGACCGAGCTGGCTCGCAGCCCGGACACAACCCCTTTTGAGTGGTTAAAGGAGCCAGAGAAAGGGCCGGGGCCCGGACGGTTCTGTATGGTCGGGGACAGCCAGCAGTCGATCTACCGGGATCGAGCGAACCTGGCAGTCTATCTTGCGTACCACCAGGCTCTGTGTTCTCAACCACACGGGGAAGAGCTCCATCTCCGGCAGGGTCACCGCTGCCCCCCTGCACTGGTTCGGTGCTTGGAAGGCGCGTTTCGAGCGGTTTTAACAGGCGAAAAAGGTCAGACTTCCTTTCATCCTGTTGCACCGGCTCCCGAGAAAGAGGAAGGAACCGTCTTGCGCTGGGTGGTTCCCCCAGAGGAGGTCCCCCTTGGGGAAGAGCCAAAGCTTTTGGAGGAAGCCCGCTGGCTCGCGCGCAGGCTTGCCCAGGAGGGACCTCAAAAACTGGGCGCCTCCCATTGGGGGCAGATCGCCATCTTGGCTTTTCGCAGGGAGGAACTGCAGGTTCTGGCGCAAGCCCTCGAAGAGCAAAGGATTCCTTACCAGTCGCACTTTGAGGGTTCCTACCGAGGCACGCCGGAGCTGTGGTGGTTAGCTAGTCTAGCCACGATCCAAGAAGAACCGTGGAACGAATGGGAAATCGCGGGGATTCTCCGGGAGGTTTATGGGATTTCGGACCGGGAAATCTTTGAGTTTCGGTATCCGGAAGGACGCCTGGGAGCCCCCCGGAAACTCTTCCTAGCTCCCTACCCCAACGCGCGTTCCCGGATAGAAGCTGCGCTCGATACGCTCTATCAACTCTCCGTGGAAACCCGCCGCTACGGGTTGGGCAAAGCCTTGGCCATCTGGACGGAAAGGATAGGGCTTACCGAGCGGCTTCAGTCGGCTTTAGGGGAACGGTCCCCTGCAATTCACCGGAGGGTCGCTCGATGGATCCTCCGCGCCTACCGGGAGGAGGAAGAGGGTCGTGGGCTCGCCAGTGGATCGAGGCTCTTGGATCGAGTGGCGCTCAAAGGAACCTCTTCCTTGCTTGGCCCACACGAGTCGCAGGCCGTGCAACTTCTCACCACGAAGAAAGCCAAGGGACTGGAGTGGGAGGTCGTTATCCTGGCCTTTTGGGGCCGCCCGGAAAGTTTCCTTCGGAAAGATCGCCGGCCTCACGTCTTTGCAGACTGCCATCCGGAAAGCCTCCCGGCGATTCTTTGGGCTAACGGGTTGTGGACTCCGGGAGGGGAAGAGCAACCAAAAATCCACCGGCTGCAGGAGGAACAAGAGCGACAGCGATTAGCCTATGTTGCGTGCACGCGCGCCCGTCAAACGCTTATCTTTGTGGATGACGAGGCTCTCTGGAAAAAGGAGAAAGAACGAAAAGGGGCCAAGAGCAACCTGGACCTTTTGGGACCCCGCGACCAGTGGTGGGACACACTTCCGGGCGAATCTCGGGCAGTTCCTTTGCTTTCCTTGGAAGGGAAGAGGCTTGTCCAGGAATCGGTGGAGTCTTTCTCTCCCGACCCTTGGCCGGAAAAGCCCGGCTCGACTCCCAGCCTGACAGGTTGGATCCGCAGGCTTCCCAGCCAAGAAGATAGAGAGCTAGAAGAAAACGCTTCGCGGGGTGGGGCAGGGTCCTGGATCCGGTGGAAAGCGTCTTTGGGTCTGCGGTACGGTCTTTGGTGGCATGCTCTATTGGCACGATGGCCCTGGTGCGCAACTCCGAGCGAACGGGAAGGTTTTTTTCGTGAAAAACTGCGGACGCTTTCTCCAGCGCTCCAGGAGCGCGCCCGGAAGGAAATCGCCCTTTTCTGGCGAACGGATTTTTACCGGCGGCTACAAGAGGCTGCCGGCCGCGACCAGCTCCTGGTCGAGCTTCCCTACGTAAGGGTGATCCAAGAGGGAGTGGTCGAAGAAGGAAAAATGGACCTTTTATATAAAGAGAAAAGCAACACTTGGGTGCTTGTCGATTGGAAAACCGATCAGCCGGAGGAGGAAGACTTTCGTCTTTTTTCTCAAAAACTCCTTGGCCAGTACCGGTCGCAACTTTTGTCTTACGTTTCTAGCGGGCGGCACTACGGTCTAGAGATCGAACGCGTGGAAATCTATAGCACTCCGTGGGGAAAAGTCATTCCAGTCCCTTTCTCATTTCCCTAG
- a CDS encoding NAD(P)(+) transhydrogenase (Re/Si-specific) subunit beta, which translates to MESPGIELAYVVASALFILSLKWMSEVRTARLGNLAGCLGMALAMVATLAKPQIQHFPPILIGLVVGTLAGVPMALLMPMTAVPQRTALSHAFGALAAGLVGTAEYLLRMTEIPRPVMAILVLEVLLGYLTFTGSLVAFGKLQGLVPGQPIVYPGRNVVSLAVFSLAILSGVGLVAEPRWSWLFSLLVFAALGFGILLVLPIGGADMPTVIAILNAYAGLSSSFMGFALNNKLLIVAGALDGSSGFILSILMCKAMNRSFTNVLFGAVGQVLEQPKAEKEGRAVQSFTPQDVATVLENARLVMIVPGYGMAAAQAQHAVKELADALAARHIEVRYAIHPVAGRMPGHMNVLLAEAQVPYDQLLEMDLANPLFPEADVAIVIGANDITNPAARTRKDSPLYGMPILEVDKARTVVFVKRSMATGFAGVDNDLFYLPKTMMVFGDAKKVVTEITAALKSR; encoded by the coding sequence ATGGAATCACCAGGAATCGAGCTGGCCTACGTCGTAGCGTCTGCGCTTTTCATCCTGTCGCTCAAATGGATGAGCGAGGTCCGGACGGCTCGACTCGGGAATCTCGCAGGCTGTTTAGGGATGGCCCTTGCGATGGTGGCTACCTTGGCCAAGCCCCAGATCCAGCACTTTCCTCCTATTCTCATCGGGCTTGTTGTGGGCACGCTCGCGGGCGTCCCCATGGCGCTGCTTATGCCTATGACGGCAGTGCCCCAGCGGACCGCTCTTTCCCACGCTTTTGGGGCCCTGGCCGCGGGTCTTGTCGGCACGGCGGAGTATCTCTTACGAATGACGGAAATCCCAAGACCCGTCATGGCCATTTTAGTTCTCGAAGTCCTTCTGGGTTACCTAACCTTCACCGGAAGTCTGGTAGCCTTTGGGAAGTTGCAGGGACTGGTTCCCGGCCAGCCGATCGTCTATCCGGGTCGGAATGTTGTGAGCCTGGCGGTCTTTAGCCTGGCTATCCTCTCCGGAGTGGGCCTTGTGGCCGAACCCCGGTGGAGCTGGCTTTTTTCCCTCTTAGTCTTTGCGGCTCTGGGGTTTGGCATTCTTCTCGTTCTTCCAATTGGCGGAGCCGATATGCCGACCGTTATTGCGATTCTCAATGCGTATGCCGGTCTTTCCTCTTCCTTTATGGGATTTGCGCTCAATAACAAACTTTTGATCGTCGCTGGCGCGCTCGACGGATCCTCGGGGTTTATCTTGTCGATTCTCATGTGCAAGGCCATGAACCGCTCCTTTACCAATGTTCTTTTCGGGGCGGTCGGTCAGGTGCTCGAGCAACCCAAGGCCGAGAAAGAGGGGAGGGCAGTTCAGAGTTTTACCCCTCAGGATGTCGCCACCGTGCTAGAAAATGCTCGCTTGGTCATGATCGTGCCCGGATACGGGATGGCGGCTGCACAGGCCCAGCATGCGGTGAAGGAACTTGCCGACGCCTTGGCCGCGCGCCACATTGAGGTTCGCTACGCCATTCATCCCGTTGCCGGTCGGATGCCGGGTCATATGAATGTCCTTCTTGCCGAAGCCCAAGTCCCGTACGACCAGTTGTTGGAGATGGATTTGGCCAATCCTCTCTTTCCCGAGGCCGACGTGGCCATCGTGATCGGTGCTAACGATATTACCAATCCCGCGGCCCGGACCCGAAAGGATTCCCCCTTGTACGGAATGCCCATCCTTGAAGTAGACAAAGCCCGCACGGTCGTTTTCGTCAAACGAAGTATGGCCACAGGGTTCGCTGGGGTAGATAATGATCTATTCTATCTCCCCAAGACGATGATGGTTTTTGGAGATGCCAAGAAGGTCGTGACGGAGATCACCGCAGCCCTTAAGAGCCGTTAG
- the mog gene encoding molybdopterin adenylyltransferase, with the protein MKVGRITLSDRASAGVYEDQSGPEIEKVLAELFQEPLEFLALVLPDERSLLEEALCRLADVEGCPLIVTTGGTGPSQRDVTPEATRAVIEKELPGFGEIMRWHSYQEVKTAILSRATAGIRGQSLIINLPGSPRSIRHCLKLLGPAMSEAIEHLTGWRPKLRS; encoded by the coding sequence GTGAAAGTAGGTCGCATCACCCTGAGCGACCGAGCCAGCGCGGGTGTCTACGAGGACCAGAGTGGTCCAGAGATCGAGAAGGTACTGGCAGAGCTTTTCCAAGAACCTCTGGAATTTCTGGCCTTGGTTCTGCCTGACGAGCGATCGCTGCTTGAGGAAGCGCTGTGCCGGTTGGCCGATGTCGAGGGGTGCCCTCTCATTGTGACGACTGGGGGCACGGGTCCTTCCCAGCGAGATGTTACGCCGGAAGCTACTCGGGCAGTGATCGAAAAGGAACTCCCGGGTTTCGGCGAGATTATGCGGTGGCACTCCTATCAAGAGGTCAAAACGGCGATCCTTTCCCGCGCCACGGCCGGAATTCGGGGTCAATCCCTGATTATCAACCTGCCGGGGAGTCCCCGGTCCATCCGCCACTGCCTCAAGCTTTTGGGTCCAGCCATGAGCGAAGCGATCGAGCACTTGACAGGATGGCGGCCAAAGCTTCGGTCCTAA
- the sufC gene encoding Fe-S cluster assembly ATPase SufC, whose translation MSLFIEDLHVSVNGKEILHGVTLELPKGEVHAIMGPNGSGKSTLAKVLAGHPDYQVLRGEVYLDGEPILGLEPDERARKGLFLAFQYPCEIPGVTIANFLRAALQARLAEGQKLDVPAFYRRLYQEMDKLGMGKEFASRYVNAGFSGGEKKRMEILQMAILEPTYAILDETDSGLDIDALKIVAHGVNAQRGPGRGILVITHYQRLLNYVIPDRVHVMVGGKLVRSGGRELALELEEKGYALLEEARTSG comes from the coding sequence ATGAGTCTCTTCATTGAAGATCTTCATGTATCGGTCAACGGAAAAGAAATTCTCCACGGGGTAACCCTGGAACTACCCAAAGGGGAGGTCCATGCCATTATGGGTCCCAATGGTTCCGGGAAAAGCACGCTGGCGAAGGTTCTGGCCGGTCATCCTGACTATCAGGTCCTCCGAGGGGAAGTGTATCTGGATGGGGAGCCGATTCTGGGGCTTGAACCTGACGAGCGGGCGCGCAAGGGGCTCTTTCTTGCTTTCCAGTATCCGTGTGAGATCCCCGGGGTGACCATCGCCAACTTTTTACGCGCGGCTCTCCAGGCGAGACTCGCGGAAGGCCAAAAACTAGACGTGCCCGCTTTCTACCGGCGGCTTTACCAGGAAATGGACAAGCTGGGGATGGGCAAGGAGTTTGCTTCTCGGTACGTGAACGCCGGGTTTTCCGGTGGGGAAAAGAAGCGGATGGAAATCCTCCAAATGGCTATCCTGGAGCCTACCTATGCGATTTTAGATGAGACGGATTCCGGGTTGGATATTGACGCTTTAAAGATCGTCGCTCATGGGGTCAATGCCCAGCGCGGGCCCGGAAGGGGGATTTTGGTCATTACCCACTACCAGAGACTTCTCAACTATGTGATCCCTGACCGCGTTCATGTCATGGTTGGGGGAAAACTCGTCCGGTCGGGAGGGCGAGAGCTTGCTTTGGAGCTTGAGGAAAAGGGGTATGCGTTGTTGGAAGAAGCCAGGACCTCTGGCTAG
- the sufT gene encoding putative Fe-S cluster assembly protein SufT — MSEEQRVILRDVEAIAIPSGAPIVVKKGTPFQVIQAMGGNYTVLCQGSFLARIAQKDADALGETTAGEVPRTAGEGLPQGPVDENMVLERLREVFDPEIPVNIVDLGLVYDCVISPREDGRYDVRVKMTLTAPGCGMGPVLAQEAESKIAQIPGVATAQVELVWDPPWTPAMITEEGRMQLGLI; from the coding sequence ATGTCCGAGGAACAGAGGGTGATTCTTCGAGACGTCGAGGCGATCGCCATTCCCTCGGGGGCTCCCATTGTTGTGAAAAAGGGAACCCCGTTCCAGGTGATCCAGGCTATGGGGGGTAACTACACCGTTCTTTGCCAGGGGTCGTTTCTTGCCCGCATTGCCCAGAAGGATGCCGATGCGCTGGGCGAAACGACGGCCGGGGAGGTGCCAAGGACGGCGGGGGAGGGGCTGCCGCAAGGACCTGTGGATGAGAACATGGTGCTGGAGCGGCTGAGGGAGGTATTTGATCCGGAGATCCCTGTAAATATCGTCGACCTTGGTCTTGTGTATGATTGCGTGATAAGTCCGCGAGAGGATGGCCGGTACGACGTGCGCGTGAAAATGACCTTAACAGCCCCGGGCTGCGGCATGGGACCGGTTTTGGCCCAGGAAGCAGAGTCGAAAATCGCCCAGATTCCGGGAGTAGCGACGGCCCAGGTCGAGCTGGTATGGGATCCCCCCTGGACACCGGCGATGATCACGGAAGAAGGAAGGATGCAGCTGGGGCTAATCTAA
- a CDS encoding ferritin, which translates to MLVSENIIEAINEQVGKEFEASLQYEAISAHFAAESLPHLSRHFAKQAEEEREHAHRFMRFVIDAGGRVKIPGIAAPQCSFESAREAVRLSLEREIAVTSLINRIVDLALKENDHITNNFLQWFLKEQLEEVSSMDQLLKIVERAGESNLLLVEQLLAEEKEKLLRAKIEDEEEEDEE; encoded by the coding sequence ATGCTTGTCTCTGAAAACATCATTGAGGCGATCAACGAACAGGTGGGAAAGGAATTTGAAGCCTCGCTCCAATATGAGGCGATTAGCGCGCATTTTGCAGCGGAATCCTTGCCGCACCTGTCTCGGCACTTTGCCAAGCAGGCGGAAGAGGAGCGGGAACATGCTCATCGTTTCATGCGTTTTGTGATCGATGCCGGGGGAAGGGTAAAAATCCCCGGGATCGCTGCGCCCCAGTGTAGCTTTGAAAGTGCCCGCGAAGCGGTTCGGTTGTCGTTAGAGCGCGAGATTGCAGTAACTTCGCTCATCAACCGGATCGTGGATTTGGCCCTTAAGGAAAATGACCACATTACCAATAATTTTCTCCAGTGGTTCCTTAAGGAGCAGTTGGAAGAAGTATCTTCCATGGATCAGCTCCTCAAGATTGTGGAGCGGGCAGGAGAATCGAATCTGTTGCTGGTGGAACAGCTGTTGGCTGAGGAGAAGGAAAAGCTTCTTCGCGCCAAAATCGAGGACGAAGAAGAGGAGGACGAGGAGTAA
- the moaC gene encoding cyclic pyranopterin monophosphate synthase MoaC: MGDAPPERFHAQESLSMVAVGEKPVQLRRARAGVFVRLPSSTRRALEEGKLPKGNAWVAAKVAGILAAKKTAELLPLCHPLPLEHVVVDCHLHPEGVEVESRVETSAKTGVEMEALVAAAVAALTLYDMCKGLGGEIVIEGLRLLEKEKR; encoded by the coding sequence ATGGGGGATGCTCCACCCGAACGTTTTCATGCGCAGGAAAGCCTTTCCATGGTAGCGGTGGGCGAGAAGCCTGTCCAGCTACGAAGAGCTCGTGCGGGAGTCTTTGTGCGCTTGCCTTCGTCAACGCGAAGGGCCCTGGAAGAAGGGAAGCTTCCCAAGGGCAATGCTTGGGTGGCGGCCAAGGTTGCAGGAATTTTAGCGGCCAAAAAGACGGCCGAACTTCTCCCGCTCTGTCATCCTCTTCCGCTGGAGCATGTCGTGGTGGATTGTCACCTTCATCCGGAAGGGGTCGAGGTAGAGAGTAGGGTGGAAACCTCGGCCAAGACCGGGGTTGAAATGGAGGCTTTGGTAGCGGCAGCGGTAGCCGCCTTAACCCTCTACGATATGTGCAAAGGCTTGGGTGGGGAGATTGTGATTGAGGGTCTTCGTCTTTTGGAGAAGGAGAAGCGGTGA
- a CDS encoding NAD(P) transhydrogenase subunit alpha, whose amino-acid sequence MSTADWISNLYVFLLASFLGLQLITHVSRLLHTPLMSLTNAISSIALVGSLLLAGESLTPTSTVLGVLAIAASFTNAVGGFLITERILRMFRRKDR is encoded by the coding sequence ATGAGCACCGCCGACTGGATTTCCAACCTCTATGTATTTCTTTTGGCCTCCTTCTTAGGACTCCAGCTGATTACGCATGTGTCCCGACTCCTCCACACGCCTCTTATGTCGCTGACCAATGCGATTTCCTCCATCGCCCTTGTGGGTTCTCTCCTCCTAGCCGGGGAGAGTCTCACACCCACAAGCACGGTGCTAGGCGTGCTAGCCATTGCTGCCTCCTTTACCAACGCGGTGGGAGGATTCCTCATTACCGAACGGATCCTGCGGATGTTTCGCCGCAAAGATCGGTAG
- the sufB gene encoding Fe-S cluster assembly protein SufB: protein MGHNVGVEAQEELQGISPEVGNFYYDVDYAYDAGYGLSEKTIDYICDVKGDPEWIRQFRKRALEIFLQKPLPTHWASKLLEEIDFDRIRYYLAHDRRPRRSWDEVPDAVKRTFERLGIPEQERKFLAGVEAQFDSEAAYSNIKASLEKQGVIFVGSTEGLHQYPEIFRRWFGKVVPPGDNKFAALNSAVFSGGSFIYVPPGVRVSHPLQAYFRINAPSFGQFERTLIIADEGAEVTYMEGCTAPRFDTATLHSAVVELVALPGAKIQYITVQNWSANVFNLVTKRGLAHEEAEIKWIDCNIGSRLTMKYPGVILKGRKARGEVVSIALANTGQHQDTGAKMIHAADETTSLITSKSISIGSGRATYRGMVSIPSGRKGCKNHTECDALLINTVSRTDTYPAITVRGDRNFVQHEATVSRVSAEQIFYMQQRGLSEAEAMSLAVNGFVNDLVRQFPLEYSVELKRLIDLEMEGSVG from the coding sequence ATGGGACACAACGTCGGAGTGGAAGCGCAGGAGGAACTCCAGGGGATTTCCCCAGAAGTGGGAAACTTTTATTACGACGTAGACTACGCGTATGACGCTGGATACGGTTTATCAGAAAAAACGATCGACTATATCTGCGATGTCAAAGGGGATCCCGAGTGGATCCGGCAATTCCGGAAGCGGGCTCTAGAGATTTTCCTCCAAAAACCCCTTCCCACCCACTGGGCCAGCAAACTTTTGGAGGAAATTGATTTTGACCGGATCCGTTACTACCTGGCGCACGACCGGCGACCGAGGCGCTCGTGGGATGAGGTGCCTGATGCGGTCAAGCGAACGTTTGAACGCCTGGGAATTCCCGAGCAGGAGCGAAAATTTTTGGCCGGGGTGGAAGCGCAGTTCGACAGCGAGGCCGCTTATTCCAACATCAAGGCGTCGTTGGAAAAACAAGGGGTCATCTTTGTGGGAAGCACGGAAGGGCTTCACCAGTATCCGGAAATCTTTCGCCGGTGGTTTGGGAAGGTAGTCCCTCCGGGAGATAACAAGTTTGCGGCACTCAATAGTGCAGTGTTTAGCGGAGGAAGCTTCATCTATGTTCCCCCTGGGGTCCGGGTCAGCCATCCTTTGCAGGCCTATTTCCGGATCAATGCGCCGAGTTTTGGCCAATTTGAGCGAACGCTGATTATTGCGGACGAAGGGGCGGAGGTGACCTATATGGAGGGGTGTACAGCCCCTCGGTTCGACACGGCTACCCTTCATAGTGCTGTGGTGGAGCTTGTGGCACTTCCAGGGGCCAAGATCCAATACATTACCGTGCAGAACTGGAGCGCCAACGTGTTTAACCTTGTGACCAAACGAGGTCTGGCGCACGAAGAGGCCGAGATCAAATGGATCGATTGCAATATTGGAAGCCGTTTGACGATGAAGTACCCTGGAGTCATCCTTAAGGGTCGTAAGGCTCGGGGGGAGGTGGTGAGTATCGCCTTGGCGAATACGGGTCAGCATCAGGATACGGGGGCTAAAATGATTCATGCGGCCGACGAGACAACCAGTCTCATCACCTCCAAGAGTATCTCTATTGGATCTGGGCGGGCTACCTACCGGGGAATGGTATCCATCCCGTCGGGTCGCAAGGGGTGCAAGAACCACACCGAGTGCGACGCGCTCCTCATTAATACCGTATCGCGGACGGATACCTATCCGGCCATTACGGTGCGCGGGGACCGGAACTTCGTGCAACATGAGGCGACGGTCAGCCGGGTAAGCGCGGAGCAGATTTTTTACATGCAGCAGCGCGGATTGTCAGAAGCGGAAGCTATGAGCCTTGCGGTGAACGGGTTTGTAAACGACCTGGTTCGGCAGTTCCCTCTCGAATATAGCGTGGAACTCAAGCGGCTGATCGATCTTGAAATGGAAGGCTCGGTAGGATAA